Proteins encoded together in one Pseudomonas sp. TCU-HL1 window:
- a CDS encoding ArnT family glycosyltransferase: MPIKTELERGLWGLALLALLLLLCLWGNGDIPFLSVNEARRAVTVREMYEAGNWLTPHMNGDLYLAKPPLFYWLALLPVHLSAGVSEWAMRLPSALFALAVIAGVYVAGTRLGGRSVGIFASLFLGANAGFSLFARRAEIEMTLTAFCFLSLLAAWFYLFHDGRRRWAILSYALLGCSLLTKGPVSLLLVTVPILAFALIQPHARTKALLCDGLGWLIALSIGASWYVAVTLQEGVGIWESIFQQDIVSKVSGNNGEVWYAYLGYLAGDFFPFWLLLLVRPRQLWRSTGANSQLKLMSCVVLVPLIIFSLFSDKHAKYLLPIYPAVALLLAFHWVELLGAWQGWKRRAMVWLPPFMLFCFVAFFMFLEPRVFAYRVQALPEISHATSANPKPPLYSLGEPDMRLVYYAGRTVKALTADAIRSDAGKDGQLFVDGPIPPSLLPLEKCVTQHFEPFLKHRKEAWLIGLGETCHNELPRIH, from the coding sequence ATGCCAATCAAGACAGAACTGGAACGCGGGCTCTGGGGCCTGGCGCTGCTCGCCTTGTTGCTGCTTTTGTGTCTGTGGGGAAATGGAGACATTCCTTTCCTGAGCGTCAATGAAGCCCGGCGGGCGGTGACCGTTCGTGAGATGTATGAGGCCGGCAACTGGTTGACCCCCCATATGAATGGGGATCTTTACCTGGCCAAGCCTCCTCTCTTCTATTGGCTGGCGCTGCTCCCGGTACATCTTTCAGCGGGCGTTTCCGAGTGGGCCATGCGCCTGCCCTCGGCGCTTTTCGCACTCGCCGTGATTGCCGGCGTTTATGTCGCCGGCACCAGGCTCGGTGGCAGAAGCGTCGGCATCTTCGCAAGCCTGTTCCTGGGAGCAAACGCGGGATTCAGCCTCTTTGCCAGGCGGGCTGAAATAGAAATGACCCTGACCGCCTTTTGCTTCCTGTCATTGCTCGCCGCATGGTTCTACCTGTTTCACGACGGCCGCCGCCGCTGGGCCATTCTCAGCTACGCCCTGCTTGGCTGCAGCCTGTTGACCAAAGGCCCGGTCAGCCTGCTTCTGGTAACCGTGCCGATTCTCGCGTTTGCCTTGATCCAACCCCATGCACGCACAAAGGCGCTCCTCTGCGACGGCCTGGGCTGGCTGATCGCGCTTTCGATCGGTGCATCCTGGTATGTCGCCGTGACCCTGCAGGAAGGCGTGGGTATCTGGGAGTCGATTTTCCAGCAGGACATCGTCAGCAAGGTCAGTGGCAACAATGGCGAAGTCTGGTACGCCTACCTCGGTTATCTGGCGGGTGACTTCTTCCCCTTCTGGCTGCTCCTTCTCGTACGCCCTCGACAGCTCTGGCGAAGCACCGGAGCCAATAGTCAGCTGAAACTGATGAGCTGCGTCGTCCTCGTTCCGCTGATCATCTTTTCCCTGTTCAGCGACAAGCACGCCAAATACCTCTTGCCGATCTACCCGGCCGTTGCGCTGCTGCTGGCCTTCCACTGGGTGGAATTGCTCGGTGCCTGGCAGGGCTGGAAACGCCGCGCCATGGTCTGGCTGCCCCCCTTCATGCTGTTTTGCTTCGTTGCTTTCTTCATGTTTCTGGAGCCCAGGGTCTTCGCCTATCGGGTCCAGGCCCTGCCCGAGATCAGCCACGCGACCAGCGCCAATCCGAAGCCCCCCCTGTACAGCCTCGGCGAGCCGGATATGCGCCTGGTGTACTACGCGGGCCGCACGGTCAAGGCGCTGACGGCGGATGCCATCCGGTCGGATGCAGGGAAAGATGGCCAGCTCTTTGTCGACGGCCCCATACCGCCATCCCTGCTGCCTCTGGAGAAATGCGTCACCCAGCACTTCGAGCCCTTCCTGAAGCACCGCAAGGAAGCCTGGCTGATTGGACTGGGGGAAACGTGCCACAACGAGCTACCCCGCATCCATTGA